Proteins co-encoded in one Malus sylvestris chromosome 9, drMalSylv7.2, whole genome shotgun sequence genomic window:
- the LOC126582255 gene encoding uncharacterized protein LOC126582255 codes for MNAFKAYKASVPIAWSPNLYITLVRGIPGTRRLHRRTLEALRLGKCNRTVMRWNTPTVRGMLQQVKRLVVIETEEMYKARKQNLESHRALRPPLVINHQPASASGSS; via the exons atgaatgcTTTCAAGGCTTATAAAGCCAGTGTCCCAATTGCATGGAGCCCTAATCTGTATATAACTTTGGTGAGGGGAATCCCGGGAACCAGGAGACTTCACAGGCGTACTTTAGAGGCATTACGTCTCGGAAAGTGCAACCGAACTGTCATGCGATGGAATACTCCTACAGTCAGGGGAATGCTCCAACAG GTTAAAAGATTGGTCGTGATTGAGACAGAAGAGATGTATAAAGCCCGCAAACAAAACTTGGAAAGCCACCGAGCTCTGCGCCCCCCTTTGGTCATAAATCACCAACCTGCTTCTGCAAGTGGTTCTTCTTAA
- the LOC126582238 gene encoding protein NRT1/ PTR FAMILY 6.4-like isoform X3 → MVLISRRGEEDGDLVDFRGNPADKSKTGGWLAAGLILGIELAERICVMGISMNLVTYLVGNLHLSSAKSANIVTNFMGTLNLLGLLGGFLADAKLGRYLTVALSATITAVGIILLTLATSIHSMRPPPCDDYRQQHHQCIEANGTQLALLYAALYTTALGGGGIKSNVSGFGSDQFDGADPKEEKAMIFFFNRFYFGISIGSLFAVVVLVYVQVNVSRGLGYGIAAGAMIIAIIVLLAGTRFYRFSKPRGSPLTVIWRVIFLAWKKRAYPHPSHPSLLNGCQEAKIPHTERLKCLDKAAILDEYAAHEGNRSNSWIVSTVTQVEEVKLVFKLMPIWSTCILFWTVYSQMTTFTIEQATFMNRKVGSFEIPAGSFSVFLFITILVFTSLNEKLFVPLARKLTNNAQGITSLQRVGVGLILSMAAMVASAIVEKERRNIAVHQNTKLSAFWLIPQYFLVGAGEAFVYVGQLEFFIREAPDRMKSMSTGLFLSTISMGFYVSSLLVTVVDKVTRKSWLRSNLNKGRLDNFYWVLAVLGATNFLVFLAFAMRHQYKGHQHNSPDDSGEKEFKSSNIKTVEEMAELIRIEAKEGP, encoded by the exons atg GTTTTGATCTCAAGGAGAGGTGAGGAAGATGGAGATTTGGTGGATTTTAGAGGAAATCCGGCGGACAAATCTAAAACTGGTGGATGGCTTGCTGCAGGGCTTATTTTGG GAATTGAACTAGCTGAGAGGATATGTGTGATGGGAATTTCTATGAATTTGGTAACATACTTGGTTGGAAATTTGCATTTATcttctgcaaaatctgcaaacaTAGTGACCAATTTCATGGGCACTTTGAACCTCCTTGGCCTCCTTGGTGGGTTCCTAGCAGATGCTAAGCTTGGAAGGTACCTCACAGTTGCACTTTCTGCAACCATAACGGCTGTG GGGATAATATTGTTGACATTGGCGACATCGATTCATAGCATGAGACCACCTCCATGTGATGACTACAGACAGCAACACCATCAATGCATTGAGGCCAACGGAACCCAGTTAGCCCTACTCTATGCTGCTTTGTACACTACAGCACTGGGTGGTGGTGGCATAAAATCCAACGTCTCAGGCTTTGGGTCCGACCAATTCGATGGTGCGGACCCCAAGGAAGAGAAGGCCATGATCTTTTTCTTCAACAGGTTCTACTTCGGCATCAGCATTGGGTCTCTGTTTGCCGTCGTTGTGCTGGTGTATGTGCAAGTCAATGTTAGCAGAGGGTTGGGTTATGGAATAGCGGCTGGGGCGATGATCATAGCGATCATCGTATTGCTCGCGGGAACGAGGTTTTATCGGTTCAGCAAGCCTCGAGGCAGCCCTTTAACTGTCATATGGAGAGTGATATTTTTGGCTTGGAAGAAGAGGGCTTATCCTCATCCATCTCATCCAAGCCTTTTGAATGGATGCCAAGAGGCCAAGATCCCCCACACAGAGAGGCTCAA GTGTCTAGACAAAGCTGCAATCCTAGATGAATATGCTGCTCATGAAGGAAACAGAAGCAACTCATGGATAGTATCCACAGTGACCCAAGTTGAAGAGGTGAAACTGGTCTTCAAGCTCATGCCGATCTGGTCGACATGTATCCTCTTCTGGACGGTCTACTCTCAGATGACTACGTTCACCATTGAACAAGCCACTTTCATGAACCGAAAAGTAGGCTCCTTTGAAATCCCAGCGGGTTCTTTCTCGGTGTTCCTCTTCATCACCATCCTCGTCTTTACTTCCTTAAACGAGAAACTATTTGTCCCCCTTGCTCGGAAACTCACCAACAATGCCCAAGGAATAACAAGCCTTCAAAGGGTTGGAGTTGGACTCATTTTATCAATGGCGGCCATGGTAGCTTCCGCAATagtagagaaagaaagaaggaacaTCGCAGTTCACCAAAATACCAAACTAAGTGCTTTCTGGCTTATCCCACAATACTTCCTCGTGGGTGCAGGGGAAGCTTTTGTCTATGTCGGACAACTTGAGTTTTTCATCAGAGAGGCTCCGGACAGGATGAAGTCCATGAGCACGGGGCTTTTCTTAAGCACCATCTCAATGGGATTCTACGTTAGCAGCCTTTTGGTGACAGTAGTGGACAAAGTGACTAGGAAGAGCTGGCTGAGGAGTAACTTGAATAAGGGAAGGCTAGATAACTTCTACTGGGTCCTTGCGGTGCTAGGAGCTacaaattttttagtttttcttgCCTTTGCAATGAGACACCAATACAAAGGCCATCAACACAATAGCCCTGATGATAGTGGCGAAAAGGAGTTCAAGAGCTCAAACATCAAAACAGTTGAAGAGATGGCAGAGCTAATCAGAATTGAGGCAAAGGAAGGACCTTAG
- the LOC126582238 gene encoding protein NRT1/ PTR FAMILY 6.4-like isoform X1, with protein MESHATTANSEQEKALSLSLFQQVLISRRGEEDGDLVDFRGNPADKSKTGGWLAAGLILGIELAERICVMGISMNLVTYLVGNLHLSSAKSANIVTNFMGTLNLLGLLGGFLADAKLGRYLTVALSATITAVGIILLTLATSIHSMRPPPCDDYRQQHHQCIEANGTQLALLYAALYTTALGGGGIKSNVSGFGSDQFDGADPKEEKAMIFFFNRFYFGISIGSLFAVVVLVYVQVNVSRGLGYGIAAGAMIIAIIVLLAGTRFYRFSKPRGSPLTVIWRVIFLAWKKRAYPHPSHPSLLNGCQEAKIPHTERLKCLDKAAILDEYAAHEGNRSNSWIVSTVTQVEEVKLVFKLMPIWSTCILFWTVYSQMTTFTIEQATFMNRKVGSFEIPAGSFSVFLFITILVFTSLNEKLFVPLARKLTNNAQGITSLQRVGVGLILSMAAMVASAIVEKERRNIAVHQNTKLSAFWLIPQYFLVGAGEAFVYVGQLEFFIREAPDRMKSMSTGLFLSTISMGFYVSSLLVTVVDKVTRKSWLRSNLNKGRLDNFYWVLAVLGATNFLVFLAFAMRHQYKGHQHNSPDDSGEKEFKSSNIKTVEEMAELIRIEAKEGP; from the exons ATGGAATCTCATGCTACCACTGCAAATTCTGAACAAGAAAaagcactctctctctctctct TTCAACAGGTTTTGATCTCAAGGAGAGGTGAGGAAGATGGAGATTTGGTGGATTTTAGAGGAAATCCGGCGGACAAATCTAAAACTGGTGGATGGCTTGCTGCAGGGCTTATTTTGG GAATTGAACTAGCTGAGAGGATATGTGTGATGGGAATTTCTATGAATTTGGTAACATACTTGGTTGGAAATTTGCATTTATcttctgcaaaatctgcaaacaTAGTGACCAATTTCATGGGCACTTTGAACCTCCTTGGCCTCCTTGGTGGGTTCCTAGCAGATGCTAAGCTTGGAAGGTACCTCACAGTTGCACTTTCTGCAACCATAACGGCTGTG GGGATAATATTGTTGACATTGGCGACATCGATTCATAGCATGAGACCACCTCCATGTGATGACTACAGACAGCAACACCATCAATGCATTGAGGCCAACGGAACCCAGTTAGCCCTACTCTATGCTGCTTTGTACACTACAGCACTGGGTGGTGGTGGCATAAAATCCAACGTCTCAGGCTTTGGGTCCGACCAATTCGATGGTGCGGACCCCAAGGAAGAGAAGGCCATGATCTTTTTCTTCAACAGGTTCTACTTCGGCATCAGCATTGGGTCTCTGTTTGCCGTCGTTGTGCTGGTGTATGTGCAAGTCAATGTTAGCAGAGGGTTGGGTTATGGAATAGCGGCTGGGGCGATGATCATAGCGATCATCGTATTGCTCGCGGGAACGAGGTTTTATCGGTTCAGCAAGCCTCGAGGCAGCCCTTTAACTGTCATATGGAGAGTGATATTTTTGGCTTGGAAGAAGAGGGCTTATCCTCATCCATCTCATCCAAGCCTTTTGAATGGATGCCAAGAGGCCAAGATCCCCCACACAGAGAGGCTCAA GTGTCTAGACAAAGCTGCAATCCTAGATGAATATGCTGCTCATGAAGGAAACAGAAGCAACTCATGGATAGTATCCACAGTGACCCAAGTTGAAGAGGTGAAACTGGTCTTCAAGCTCATGCCGATCTGGTCGACATGTATCCTCTTCTGGACGGTCTACTCTCAGATGACTACGTTCACCATTGAACAAGCCACTTTCATGAACCGAAAAGTAGGCTCCTTTGAAATCCCAGCGGGTTCTTTCTCGGTGTTCCTCTTCATCACCATCCTCGTCTTTACTTCCTTAAACGAGAAACTATTTGTCCCCCTTGCTCGGAAACTCACCAACAATGCCCAAGGAATAACAAGCCTTCAAAGGGTTGGAGTTGGACTCATTTTATCAATGGCGGCCATGGTAGCTTCCGCAATagtagagaaagaaagaaggaacaTCGCAGTTCACCAAAATACCAAACTAAGTGCTTTCTGGCTTATCCCACAATACTTCCTCGTGGGTGCAGGGGAAGCTTTTGTCTATGTCGGACAACTTGAGTTTTTCATCAGAGAGGCTCCGGACAGGATGAAGTCCATGAGCACGGGGCTTTTCTTAAGCACCATCTCAATGGGATTCTACGTTAGCAGCCTTTTGGTGACAGTAGTGGACAAAGTGACTAGGAAGAGCTGGCTGAGGAGTAACTTGAATAAGGGAAGGCTAGATAACTTCTACTGGGTCCTTGCGGTGCTAGGAGCTacaaattttttagtttttcttgCCTTTGCAATGAGACACCAATACAAAGGCCATCAACACAATAGCCCTGATGATAGTGGCGAAAAGGAGTTCAAGAGCTCAAACATCAAAACAGTTGAAGAGATGGCAGAGCTAATCAGAATTGAGGCAAAGGAAGGACCTTAG
- the LOC126582238 gene encoding protein NRT1/ PTR FAMILY 6.4-like isoform X2: MLPLQILNKKKHSLSLSLFQQVLISRRGEEDGDLVDFRGNPADKSKTGGWLAAGLILGIELAERICVMGISMNLVTYLVGNLHLSSAKSANIVTNFMGTLNLLGLLGGFLADAKLGRYLTVALSATITAVGIILLTLATSIHSMRPPPCDDYRQQHHQCIEANGTQLALLYAALYTTALGGGGIKSNVSGFGSDQFDGADPKEEKAMIFFFNRFYFGISIGSLFAVVVLVYVQVNVSRGLGYGIAAGAMIIAIIVLLAGTRFYRFSKPRGSPLTVIWRVIFLAWKKRAYPHPSHPSLLNGCQEAKIPHTERLKCLDKAAILDEYAAHEGNRSNSWIVSTVTQVEEVKLVFKLMPIWSTCILFWTVYSQMTTFTIEQATFMNRKVGSFEIPAGSFSVFLFITILVFTSLNEKLFVPLARKLTNNAQGITSLQRVGVGLILSMAAMVASAIVEKERRNIAVHQNTKLSAFWLIPQYFLVGAGEAFVYVGQLEFFIREAPDRMKSMSTGLFLSTISMGFYVSSLLVTVVDKVTRKSWLRSNLNKGRLDNFYWVLAVLGATNFLVFLAFAMRHQYKGHQHNSPDDSGEKEFKSSNIKTVEEMAELIRIEAKEGP, translated from the exons ATGCTACCACTGCAAATTCTGAACAAGAAAaagcactctctctctctctctctct TTCAACAGGTTTTGATCTCAAGGAGAGGTGAGGAAGATGGAGATTTGGTGGATTTTAGAGGAAATCCGGCGGACAAATCTAAAACTGGTGGATGGCTTGCTGCAGGGCTTATTTTGG GAATTGAACTAGCTGAGAGGATATGTGTGATGGGAATTTCTATGAATTTGGTAACATACTTGGTTGGAAATTTGCATTTATcttctgcaaaatctgcaaacaTAGTGACCAATTTCATGGGCACTTTGAACCTCCTTGGCCTCCTTGGTGGGTTCCTAGCAGATGCTAAGCTTGGAAGGTACCTCACAGTTGCACTTTCTGCAACCATAACGGCTGTG GGGATAATATTGTTGACATTGGCGACATCGATTCATAGCATGAGACCACCTCCATGTGATGACTACAGACAGCAACACCATCAATGCATTGAGGCCAACGGAACCCAGTTAGCCCTACTCTATGCTGCTTTGTACACTACAGCACTGGGTGGTGGTGGCATAAAATCCAACGTCTCAGGCTTTGGGTCCGACCAATTCGATGGTGCGGACCCCAAGGAAGAGAAGGCCATGATCTTTTTCTTCAACAGGTTCTACTTCGGCATCAGCATTGGGTCTCTGTTTGCCGTCGTTGTGCTGGTGTATGTGCAAGTCAATGTTAGCAGAGGGTTGGGTTATGGAATAGCGGCTGGGGCGATGATCATAGCGATCATCGTATTGCTCGCGGGAACGAGGTTTTATCGGTTCAGCAAGCCTCGAGGCAGCCCTTTAACTGTCATATGGAGAGTGATATTTTTGGCTTGGAAGAAGAGGGCTTATCCTCATCCATCTCATCCAAGCCTTTTGAATGGATGCCAAGAGGCCAAGATCCCCCACACAGAGAGGCTCAA GTGTCTAGACAAAGCTGCAATCCTAGATGAATATGCTGCTCATGAAGGAAACAGAAGCAACTCATGGATAGTATCCACAGTGACCCAAGTTGAAGAGGTGAAACTGGTCTTCAAGCTCATGCCGATCTGGTCGACATGTATCCTCTTCTGGACGGTCTACTCTCAGATGACTACGTTCACCATTGAACAAGCCACTTTCATGAACCGAAAAGTAGGCTCCTTTGAAATCCCAGCGGGTTCTTTCTCGGTGTTCCTCTTCATCACCATCCTCGTCTTTACTTCCTTAAACGAGAAACTATTTGTCCCCCTTGCTCGGAAACTCACCAACAATGCCCAAGGAATAACAAGCCTTCAAAGGGTTGGAGTTGGACTCATTTTATCAATGGCGGCCATGGTAGCTTCCGCAATagtagagaaagaaagaaggaacaTCGCAGTTCACCAAAATACCAAACTAAGTGCTTTCTGGCTTATCCCACAATACTTCCTCGTGGGTGCAGGGGAAGCTTTTGTCTATGTCGGACAACTTGAGTTTTTCATCAGAGAGGCTCCGGACAGGATGAAGTCCATGAGCACGGGGCTTTTCTTAAGCACCATCTCAATGGGATTCTACGTTAGCAGCCTTTTGGTGACAGTAGTGGACAAAGTGACTAGGAAGAGCTGGCTGAGGAGTAACTTGAATAAGGGAAGGCTAGATAACTTCTACTGGGTCCTTGCGGTGCTAGGAGCTacaaattttttagtttttcttgCCTTTGCAATGAGACACCAATACAAAGGCCATCAACACAATAGCCCTGATGATAGTGGCGAAAAGGAGTTCAAGAGCTCAAACATCAAAACAGTTGAAGAGATGGCAGAGCTAATCAGAATTGAGGCAAAGGAAGGACCTTAG